The genomic DNA CACAAGCCGCTGGTAGTCCCGCGGATGCACCACGTCCTCCTGTTCCAGGTAGGCATCAATCCCCATATTGCTGACCAGCTTTAGCAATTCCTGCACGTCGCTGGGGTCGGGGGTACGATGCACGCGATAGATTGCCGGAACCTGCAATTCAATCAGGTGGGACGCCACCAGCTGGTTTGCCAGCAGCATCAGTTCCGTGACGATCGATCGCGCCGGGAGGAAGGAAGACACCACCATTGCCCCCAGTGCGCCTTCGTCGTCGTACTGGAATTTAGTGGAAAGAAACTGGCTTAGCTCCGGGCTAACTTCATCCGGGAATACCTTTTCAGGCAGGTTGAGGTCAAATGCACCCCGATTAAGCCGCTGGGTGCGAATCGCCTGACTCAGCTTAAAGAGCTGATCGAGCATTTCAAAAATTGGCTCGTAGGGCTTTAGTTCCTCCACTGGCGGCAATGGGTATGCCGGAGGACGCGCCGCTGCTGCTTCGGGGGTATCATGGCGCTGCACGATCGCCTGTGCCTGCTGATAGTCCAGCTTGTGATCGACGCGGATTACCGTGGGCTGAATCTCAAACTCCTGCACCTCCCCCTGACTATTAACGCGAATCAGCACGGAAACCGTCAGCCGTTCCTGCCCCGCAGCCAGCGAACAGGACTGATGCGCCCGCTCCGGCAGCATCCGAATCACTTCATCACCCAGATAGATCGAAGTGCCGCGCCGCCTTGCCTCAATGTCCAGATCGGTGTCGGGTTCAATGTAGTAGGAAATATCGGCGATGTGGATACCCACCAGCCAGCCGTCCGTTTCGTTTCCTTCGATCGTCAGTGCATCATCGATCGCGTGTCCCGCCGTTTTGCCGTCTATCGTAATCGTGGGCAGATCCCGCAGATCGAGCCGTCCTTTCAGATCCGCTTTGCGTAGCTTGTGGGGAAGCCCCTTTGCCGCCTGCTCTACGGATTCCGGGAACTGACGCGGCAGGTCGTGCTTGCAGCAGACAATAATATATTCCGAAGCTGCCTGAGCATCGTTGCCCAGCACCATTGCCACCTTGCCCAGAGGCGGATGGGAACCCAGGGGATAGCGAACAATTTCTACATGGGCGAGCTGATCGATCGCTTCCTCCAGGTTGGTACCGTTGGACTTCAGCTCCACCTCAAACAGCAGGCGATCGTCCAGTGGCGTAGCGCGAAACGCTTCTTCTGCCTGTTTTACCCGCGCCAAAATCGAAGAGTTTGCCCGATCGAGAATTAGCTTCACTTCCCCTTCTGGGCTGCGGCGACGGGTGCCCTCCTTCGTGACTTTTACCAGGACGCGATCGCCATTCCATGCTGTATTCAGATGGGATTCGCGAATGTAAATATCCTCCGACCCCTCCACATCCTGGATCGCAAAGCAAAATCCCTTACTGGAGCAGCGCAGTTTACCCTCTACCACATCCTCTTCAAAAATGCGGCGATATTTGCCCCGGTCTTTGACCAGAATGCCAATCCGCTCCAGCGCATCCAGAACGATTTGCAGTTGGCGAATGCTCGCTTCATCTTTGCAGTTCAGCTTTTTTTCCAGTGCTTTCGGCGCAACGAGCTTATCATCTGTGAAGTTTGCAAGTAGCTCTGCAATTGAGAATTCCATGTAGCGACTGATCCTTAATTGGGGTGAGGGACTGCCTGACCCGGACCATCTTGCTTGACGCGGTTGAGCTTGTTCTAGCAAGGCAGCAGGTTTCAGGGAGGTCGGTCAAGTGCGCCAGATCCAGAAATCGAAACTTTCTGAATAGCTCAGCTACAGCCTGTCTCACTTCAACCTGCGTCACTTCAGCAACTGCATCCCAGACAGCGGGTTACGGATTTGAGCAAACCCGCACGCATGAATCTCGTAATGGCTCTGGGTAACCAGAGAGACCAAAGAGAGAAGTTCTCAAAACTCATCGGCGTGAGCTTCGATCGATATTCATCCGTTAGCTGGAGCGGAGGCTGCGAAGTTTCACGTTTAGCCCACCTGCTTTCGATCGCTTGACCCTTTATCCTGCGTCGCTCCGCTTCGTTCCTTCAGAAAGGACTGCACCTTTCGCGTAAAGCCAGACCGCTCAGAAGGCGTATCAGTTGAGCCTCGAAAGCAAAGCGGAAATTAAAGTGAGTGCCAGATTTCACCTGATTTCGCACCGATTCCATTTTACGCACAATTCGCAATCGCAGCACTATATTTTGCCTCTACCGCTGCCCTGTCACAATATATGCCACCCGCTTACCGATATTCGTAGCGTGGTCTGCCATACGTTCCAAGTGGCGAATCACTAAGACCAGGAGGACGATCGGCTCGATAATCCCCGGCACGTCAGTCTGGTGTGCGAGCAGGTTGTACAGGGAGGCATAGTCATCATCGACGGCATCATCTTTCATTTTGATGTCCAGCCCGGACTCGGCATCCAGATCGGAAAGGGCAGCCAGCCCCATTGCCAGCATTGCCCGACAGCGATCGAGCATCACTTTGACCCGATCCATGCAGGAGTGAACGGGATAGGGAAAGAGTTTGATTGCAATTTCGCCCAGATCTTCGGCATAGTCGCCAATGCGTTCCAGGTCGCGAATTAGCTGCATCAGGGCACTGAGCAGGCGCAGATCTTGCGTGACTGGGGACTGAAGCGCCATGAGATTCACGCAGTCAAGCTCAATCTGGCGGTAGAGCTGGTCGATCTGTTTGTCCTGCACGGCAATTTGCTGCGCGGCTTCCAGATCGCGATCGAAGAGTGCCTTGCGTGCCAGCCAGCAGGAGTTTTCGACAAGCGCACCCATTCGCAGCACATCTCGCTGAACGCGCCTTAGCTGTCGCTCAAACTGGAGTCGGGTAGGTTTAGCGCTTTCCAAATGAGGACTCAGCCGGGGGGATGGTGGACTGGATACGGGTTCAAACATGTTTCAAATACTGATAATGCCTTATCTTTCCTTGACCTGCCACTCTACACGGGTGAATTTTGCGGATGCAGATTAGGAGAGTTCGATCGCTTCTGTTACATCATGTGACAAATCGTTCCAGAATGCAGTGATTTAGCAGACATTAATGTAGCGC from Leptolyngbya ohadii IS1 includes the following:
- a CDS encoding ribonuclease R family protein, encoding MEFSIAELLANFTDDKLVAPKALEKKLNCKDEASIRQLQIVLDALERIGILVKDRGKYRRIFEEDVVEGKLRCSSKGFCFAIQDVEGSEDIYIRESHLNTAWNGDRVLVKVTKEGTRRRSPEGEVKLILDRANSSILARVKQAEEAFRATPLDDRLLFEVELKSNGTNLEEAIDQLAHVEIVRYPLGSHPPLGKVAMVLGNDAQAASEYIIVCCKHDLPRQFPESVEQAAKGLPHKLRKADLKGRLDLRDLPTITIDGKTAGHAIDDALTIEGNETDGWLVGIHIADISYYIEPDTDLDIEARRRGTSIYLGDEVIRMLPERAHQSCSLAAGQERLTVSVLIRVNSQGEVQEFEIQPTVIRVDHKLDYQQAQAIVQRHDTPEAAAARPPAYPLPPVEELKPYEPIFEMLDQLFKLSQAIRTQRLNRGAFDLNLPEKVFPDEVSPELSQFLSTKFQYDDEGALGAMVVSSFLPARSIVTELMLLANQLVASHLIELQVPAIYRVHRTPDPSDVQELLKLVSNMGIDAYLEQEDVVHPRDYQRLVQKFAESKTEKVLTYLLLSTFKPAVYSTAPGTHFGLSLEKGYTHFTSPLRRYPDLLVHRVLHAIFEHGRDRRTTRSKDRVNLRSSSCHGKINWNVLPTEVQSELEERFAAVVVHLTEQEKLAQEAEADLEGLKKAEFMQQHTGKVFHGLITGVQSYGFFVEIEELLVEGLVHVSSLKDDWYEYRSRQQKLVGRKNRKQYKLGDRVEVQVKSVDYYRQQIDLVAVGGGSEATDEEMDEPITREEAELQEETLELAAEEAE
- the phoU gene encoding phosphate signaling complex protein PhoU, with the translated sequence MFEPVSSPPSPRLSPHLESAKPTRLQFERQLRRVQRDVLRMGALVENSCWLARKALFDRDLEAAQQIAVQDKQIDQLYRQIELDCVNLMALQSPVTQDLRLLSALMQLIRDLERIGDYAEDLGEIAIKLFPYPVHSCMDRVKVMLDRCRAMLAMGLAALSDLDAESGLDIKMKDDAVDDDYASLYNLLAHQTDVPGIIEPIVLLVLVIRHLERMADHATNIGKRVAYIVTGQR